From one Amycolatopsis sp. FDAARGOS 1241 genomic stretch:
- a CDS encoding nuclear transport factor 2 family protein, producing the protein MHTSTPGGGSLGGDRHTRDGYLRWWQRVFRLTTALLRVHSVVVKGPPWRTTVHTDWTDHLTTRDGHSFTNHGSHVAVLRWGRITALSYDWDEDVVRRACVHDARLGVPDATAVPISD; encoded by the coding sequence GTGCACACGTCGACGCCGGGTGGTGGATCGCTGGGCGGTGACCGGCACACCCGCGACGGCTACCTGCGGTGGTGGCAGCGGGTCTTCCGGCTCACCACCGCGCTCCTGCGAGTCCACTCGGTCGTCGTCAAGGGCCCGCCGTGGCGCACCACGGTCCACACCGACTGGACCGACCACCTCACCACCCGGGATGGACATTCCTTCACCAACCACGGCAGCCACGTCGCCGTCCTGCGCTGGGGCCGCATCACCGCGCTGAGCTACGACTGGGACGAGGACGTCGTCCGGCGCGCCTGTGTACACGACGCGCGCCTAGGCGTCCCCGACGCCACCGCCGTCCCGATCAGCGATTGA